Proteins from a single region of Hymenobacter aquaticus:
- the fbp gene encoding class 1 fructose-bisphosphatase — translation MSAPNENTLASPVGTTLDRYIMRKQAEFPFATGELSQLLRDIALAAKIVNREINRAGLMDITGNYGAQNVQGEQQQKLDVVANIRFIRALKNGGEACAILSEEDDEIIYTGNDQGRYVVAMDPLDGSSNIDVNVSIGTIFSIYRRVSPMGSKATREDFLQGGRKQVAAGYILYGSSTMLVYSTGHGVACFTYEHSLGEFFLSHDGVQIPAQGTTFSCNEGNWLDYPEWVRCYLTQCKERRYTGRYIGSLVADYHRNLFKGGIYLYPPTAKNLNGKLRLLYEGYPLAFLIEQAGGKALAGTEAVLDIVPTDYHQRAPLFIGSSEMVDDLVACMAQEGVPTAKVA, via the coding sequence ATGAGTGCCCCTAACGAAAACACCCTTGCCAGCCCCGTCGGGACCACGCTGGACCGTTATATTATGCGTAAGCAGGCCGAATTTCCCTTTGCCACCGGGGAGCTGAGCCAGCTGCTGCGCGATATTGCCCTGGCCGCCAAAATTGTGAACCGCGAGATTAACCGGGCCGGCCTGATGGACATTACCGGCAACTACGGCGCCCAGAACGTGCAGGGCGAGCAGCAGCAAAAGCTCGACGTGGTGGCCAACATCCGCTTTATCCGGGCCCTGAAAAATGGGGGCGAAGCCTGCGCCATCCTCTCCGAGGAAGACGACGAAATCATCTACACCGGCAACGACCAGGGCCGCTACGTGGTAGCCATGGACCCGCTCGACGGCTCCTCCAACATCGACGTGAACGTGAGCATCGGCACCATTTTCAGCATCTACCGCCGCGTCTCGCCGATGGGCAGCAAAGCCACCCGGGAAGATTTCCTGCAAGGGGGGCGCAAGCAGGTGGCCGCCGGCTACATTCTCTACGGCTCCAGCACCATGCTCGTCTACAGCACCGGGCACGGGGTGGCCTGCTTTACCTACGAGCACTCGCTGGGCGAATTTTTCCTCTCCCACGACGGGGTGCAGATTCCGGCCCAGGGCACGACTTTCTCCTGCAACGAAGGCAACTGGCTCGACTACCCCGAGTGGGTGCGCTGCTACCTGACCCAGTGCAAGGAGCGCCGCTACACCGGCCGCTACATCGGCTCGTTGGTGGCCGACTACCACCGCAACCTGTTCAAGGGCGGTATCTACCTGTATCCGCCCACGGCCAAAAACCTCAACGGCAAGCTGCGCCTGCTCTACGAAGGCTACCCGCTGGCCTTCCTGATTGAGCAGGCCGGCGGCAAGGCCCTGGCCGGCACCGAGGCCGTGCTCGACATCGTGCCCACCGACTACCACCAGCGCGCCCCGCTCTTCATCGGCTCCTCCGAGATGGTCGACGACCTGGTGGCCTGCATGGCGCAGGAAGGCGTGCCGACCGCCAAAGTTGCGTAA
- a CDS encoding nuclear transport factor 2 family protein, whose product MKRLLAFALLLVLGLAAAAQTAANKKDMAAAKEVEALERQRFEAQVKKDYAFLEKVFADDLVYTHSNGKQNGKTDYLQSIRDGKSVYDKIDVEALNVRAYNDGKAAVVNGTITIYQPNKPDGTPNVAHLKYVVVQVKDAKKGWQVVLWQSQKQPEAKS is encoded by the coding sequence ATGAAACGACTCCTCGCGTTTGCCTTGCTGCTCGTGCTCGGCCTGGCCGCAGCGGCCCAGACTGCCGCCAACAAGAAAGATATGGCCGCTGCCAAAGAAGTGGAAGCTCTGGAGCGGCAGCGCTTCGAGGCCCAGGTGAAGAAAGACTACGCCTTTTTGGAAAAGGTCTTTGCCGACGATTTGGTGTACACCCACTCCAACGGCAAGCAAAACGGCAAAACTGACTACCTCCAGTCCATCCGGGACGGCAAGAGCGTCTACGACAAGATTGACGTGGAAGCCCTGAACGTGCGCGCCTACAACGACGGCAAGGCCGCCGTGGTCAACGGCACCATCACGATTTACCAGCCCAACAAGCCCGACGGCACACCCAACGTGGCCCACCTCAAGTACGTGGTGGTGCAGGTGAAAGACGCCAAAAAAGGCTGGCAGGTCGTGCTCTGGCAAAGCCAGAAGCAGCCCGAAGCCAAAAGCTAG
- a CDS encoding aldehyde dehydrogenase family protein, which produces MPKIISPAVEFGSLLNQVKQITPEIFTPDGKFQNLMEGQWQQPGTPREFSSPIDGTQLGWMPMLGRETAMKAVQFAKKEAAAWGTTDLDERRSKVQECLNQLRPHVELVGKLLMWEIGKTYKLGFTDIDRAIEGVQWYVDNIEEMLGARKPLGLVSNIASWNYPHSVLLHAVLVQALCGNSVIAKTPTDGGFISLSFAFAIARRCGLPVTLVSGPGGELSDVLVKNDAVDCLSFVGGRYNGRNIADALSSEHKRYMLEMEGVNTYGIWNFSDWQSLADQLKKGYDYGKQRCTAYVRFVVQRELFPQFLETYWEAVRSLKVGNPTLVDNPADKLPELAFGPVINKHQAEDLDRLYADALKTGATPIFEGRLDESLFLPGQDMSAYRAPRALVNLPRQSELYFKEPFGPIDSIVLVDRVEELVGEMNISNGALVGALASDDEKWAQRTAKEVRAFKMGVNKLRSRGDREEVFGGLGESWKGAFVGGKLLVEAVTEGDAAQPVLGNYPEATLLPEKI; this is translated from the coding sequence ATGCCCAAAATCATTTCGCCCGCGGTGGAGTTTGGCTCCTTGCTAAACCAGGTTAAGCAGATAACGCCCGAGATTTTCACCCCCGACGGCAAGTTTCAGAACCTGATGGAAGGCCAGTGGCAGCAGCCCGGCACGCCCCGCGAGTTTTCGTCGCCCATCGACGGTACGCAGCTGGGCTGGATGCCCATGCTGGGCCGCGAAACGGCCATGAAAGCCGTGCAGTTTGCCAAAAAGGAAGCCGCCGCCTGGGGCACCACCGACCTGGATGAGCGCCGCAGCAAGGTGCAGGAGTGCCTCAACCAGCTGCGGCCCCACGTCGAGCTGGTAGGCAAGCTGCTGATGTGGGAAATCGGCAAAACCTACAAGCTGGGCTTCACCGATATCGACCGCGCCATCGAGGGCGTGCAGTGGTACGTCGACAACATCGAGGAGATGCTGGGCGCGCGCAAGCCGCTGGGCCTGGTCAGCAACATTGCCTCCTGGAACTACCCGCACTCGGTGCTGCTGCACGCGGTGCTGGTGCAGGCCTTGTGCGGCAACTCGGTGATTGCCAAGACGCCCACCGACGGTGGCTTTATTTCCCTGAGCTTCGCCTTCGCCATTGCCCGCCGCTGCGGCCTGCCCGTGACGCTGGTCAGCGGCCCCGGCGGGGAGCTGAGCGACGTGCTGGTGAAAAACGACGCCGTCGACTGCCTCAGCTTCGTGGGTGGCCGCTACAACGGCCGCAACATTGCCGACGCCCTGAGCTCGGAGCACAAGCGCTACATGCTGGAAATGGAGGGCGTGAACACCTACGGCATCTGGAACTTCTCCGACTGGCAAAGCCTGGCCGACCAGCTCAAGAAGGGCTACGACTACGGCAAGCAGCGCTGCACGGCCTACGTGCGCTTCGTGGTGCAGCGCGAGCTGTTCCCGCAGTTCCTGGAAACCTACTGGGAGGCCGTCAGAAGCCTGAAAGTGGGTAACCCCACCCTGGTCGATAACCCCGCCGACAAGCTGCCCGAGCTGGCCTTCGGGCCGGTTATCAATAAGCACCAGGCCGAAGACCTCGACCGGCTCTACGCCGACGCGCTGAAAACCGGTGCCACGCCCATCTTTGAAGGCCGGCTCGACGAAAGCCTGTTTCTGCCCGGCCAGGACATGAGTGCCTACCGCGCCCCCCGCGCCCTGGTGAACCTGCCCCGGCAGAGCGAGCTGTACTTCAAAGAGCCCTTCGGCCCCATCGACTCCATCGTGCTGGTCGACCGGGTGGAAGAGCTGGTGGGCGAAATGAACATTTCGAACGGAGCCCTGGTGGGTGCCCTGGCCTCCGACGACGAGAAATGGGCCCAGCGCACGGCCAAGGAAGTGCGGGCTTTCAAGATGGGCGTGAACAAGCTCCGCTCCCGCGGCGACCGGGAAGAGGTGTTCGGCGGCCTGGGCGAGTCCTGGAAAGGGGCTTTCGTGGGTGGTAAGCTGCTGGTGGAAGCCGTGACGGAGGGCGACGCGGCCCAGCCCGTGCTCGGCAACTACCCCGAAGCCACGCTGCTGCCCGAAAAGATTTAA
- a CDS encoding MFS transporter — MESSTLGKYRWTICSLVFFATTVNYLDRAVISLLKPYLEVEFKWNSGDYANIEIAFKLAYSLGMLGVGRIIDKLGTKMGYALSTFLWSLAAIGHAFVSSTLGFSVARAFLGVTEAGNFPAAIKTTAEWFPQKERALATGIFNSGSNVGAIIAPLSVPIIAETIGWQWAFIITGALGFVWLVLWFYFYEVPARHAKLTKAEFDYIHSDVDDLAAASIETEPKVSWFKLLTFRQTWAFVLGKFLTDPIWWFYLFWLPDFLNKQYGLKGTAVSLPVAVVYILSSVGSIGGGWIPLNFIRNGWPAFKARKTSMLLIALCVFPIVFAQKLGQVDMWLAVLVIGIAAAAHQAWSANIFTTVSDMFPKRAVASVTGIGGMAGGLGGIALTALVQKRMFVHYESIGQLDKAYFIMFWICGAAYLLAWVLMHFLAPRMKKIDLG; from the coding sequence GTGGAAAGCTCCACCCTCGGTAAATACCGCTGGACCATCTGCTCGCTGGTCTTCTTTGCCACCACGGTCAACTACCTCGACCGGGCGGTGATTTCCCTGCTCAAACCCTACCTGGAGGTGGAGTTTAAGTGGAACTCGGGCGACTACGCCAACATCGAAATTGCCTTCAAGCTGGCCTACTCGCTCGGCATGCTGGGCGTGGGCCGGATTATCGACAAGCTCGGGACCAAGATGGGCTACGCGCTGTCGACCTTCCTGTGGAGCCTGGCCGCCATTGGTCACGCCTTCGTGAGCAGCACGCTGGGTTTTTCGGTGGCCCGGGCGTTTCTGGGCGTCACGGAGGCCGGCAACTTCCCGGCCGCCATTAAAACCACTGCCGAGTGGTTTCCGCAGAAGGAGCGGGCCCTGGCCACCGGTATTTTCAACTCGGGTTCCAACGTGGGGGCCATTATTGCCCCGCTGTCGGTGCCCATTATTGCCGAAACCATCGGCTGGCAGTGGGCCTTCATCATCACCGGGGCCCTGGGCTTCGTGTGGCTGGTGCTGTGGTTTTACTTCTACGAAGTGCCGGCCCGCCACGCCAAGCTCACCAAAGCCGAGTTCGACTACATCCACTCCGACGTGGACGATTTGGCCGCCGCTTCCATCGAGACCGAGCCCAAAGTGTCGTGGTTTAAGCTGCTGACCTTCCGCCAAACCTGGGCCTTCGTGCTGGGCAAGTTCCTGACCGACCCCATCTGGTGGTTCTACCTGTTCTGGCTGCCCGACTTCCTCAACAAGCAGTACGGCCTGAAAGGCACGGCCGTGTCGTTGCCCGTGGCCGTGGTCTACATTCTCTCCAGCGTAGGCAGCATCGGTGGCGGCTGGATTCCGCTGAACTTCATCCGGAACGGCTGGCCCGCCTTCAAGGCCCGCAAAACCTCGATGCTGCTCATTGCCCTCTGCGTGTTCCCGATTGTGTTTGCCCAGAAGCTCGGGCAGGTCGATATGTGGCTGGCCGTGCTGGTCATCGGCATTGCCGCCGCCGCCCACCAGGCCTGGAGCGCCAACATCTTTACCACCGTCTCGGACATGTTCCCCAAGCGGGCCGTGGCTTCGGTGACGGGTATTGGCGGCATGGCCGGCGGCCTGGGCGGCATTGCCCTCACGGCCCTGGTGCAGAAGCGCATGTTCGTGCACTACGAAAGCATCGGGCAGCTCGACAAAGCCTACTTCATCATGTTCTGGATTTGCGGCGCGGCCTACCTGCTGGCCTGGGTGCTGATGCACTTTCTGGCGCCCCGCATGAAGAAGATTGACCTCGGATAA